The following proteins are co-located in the Sporosarcina pasteurii genome:
- a CDS encoding endonuclease I family protein, which yields MIIVENNGLIQRQLHELECMENCDSEELLAELTRNQRKINTSAELYYNEKLDNFWIEHYYCDISPNSATSTQLLKELQCLVKKTHRYKHPYYISKDQYLYTWVDLQPNGQLKSIYSGIQKNPQKVIEEEFATIQRRSEHYRKLMINQMDTSKNFKRQVQKISNQHKFNAEHVVPQSWFKAREPMKGDLHNLFTCEPKCNSIRSNFPYYEFESKKDSRRTRNHCGLYEMGRFEPEHGKGTAARATLYFLLRYPRKIIKRYRKRINIPLLFRWHGQYPVTNYEKHRNQAIFEIQGNRNPFIDIPDLTKKIGFLEQMKQ from the coding sequence ATGATCATAGTGGAGAATAATGGACTAATCCAAAGACAATTGCATGAATTGGAGTGTATGGAGAATTGTGATTCAGAGGAACTGTTAGCAGAATTAACAAGAAACCAACGAAAAATTAATACAAGTGCCGAATTATACTATAATGAAAAACTTGATAACTTTTGGATTGAACATTATTACTGTGATATTTCTCCTAATTCTGCAACATCTACTCAACTACTCAAAGAATTACAATGTTTAGTTAAAAAAACTCATAGGTATAAGCATCCTTATTATATAAGCAAAGATCAATACCTATATACATGGGTAGATCTTCAACCAAATGGACAACTTAAAAGCATTTACTCCGGAATTCAGAAAAATCCTCAAAAAGTTATCGAAGAAGAATTCGCAACCATACAAAGACGGTCTGAACATTATCGAAAACTCATGATTAATCAAATGGACACCAGTAAAAATTTTAAAAGGCAAGTTCAAAAAATTTCAAATCAACATAAATTTAATGCTGAACACGTTGTTCCCCAATCTTGGTTCAAAGCAAGAGAACCAATGAAAGGGGATTTGCATAATTTATTTACTTGTGAACCCAAATGTAATAGTATTCGATCAAACTTCCCGTATTACGAATTCGAATCAAAAAAAGACTCAAGAAGGACCCGCAATCACTGTGGATTGTATGAAATGGGGCGTTTTGAACCAGAGCATGGAAAAGGCACCGCCGCTCGTGCAACTCTTTATTTTTTATTACGTTACCCTAGAAAAATAATAAAAAGATATAGAAAGAGAATCAATATTCCATTACTATTTCGATGGCATGGGCAATATCCCGTGACTAATTATGAAAAGCATAGAAATCAAGCTATTTTTGAAATTCAAGGAAACCGGAATCCGTTCATCGATATTCCTGATTTGACGAAAAAAATTGGTTTTCTAGAACAAATGAAACAATAA
- the copZ gene encoding copper chaperone CopZ, with product MKEIVKVQGMSCNHCVNSIEGSVGNLTGVSAVMVNLGSGEVSVEFDNEKITLEQIKETIEEQGYDIV from the coding sequence ATGAAAGAGATAGTAAAAGTACAAGGAATGTCTTGTAATCATTGTGTTAATTCAATTGAAGGAAGCGTTGGCAATCTTACAGGTGTATCTGCTGTAATGGTGAATCTGGGCAGTGGCGAAGTTTCGGTTGAGTTTGACAATGAAAAAATAACTTTAGAGCAGATCAAAGAGACAATAGAAGAACAAGGGTATGACATTGTCTAA
- a CDS encoding copper-translocating P-type ATPase: MSNHSHQHHETDGNHHHGAELESQGGHHSHHDHHAHMVEDFKKRFYISLIVTVPILILSPMIQMFINVDWRFTGDLYILFALSTFLFFYGGWPFLTGAIDELQDKIPGMMTLISLAIIVAYVYSTAAVFGYAENEFFWELATLVVIMLLGHWIEMRSVMGASKALEELAKLMPSEAHLIGEDGTVTEVDVTELKHGDQVLVKPGEKVPVDGEILEGKSTIDESMLTGESVPVEKEAGLEAIGGSINGEGSIVITVKKIGSESYLSQVITLVKEAQESQSKAQDLANRAAKWLFYGALAAGIITFTIWISLGYPVSFAMERMVTVLIIACPHALGLAAPLVVAVSTSLAAKNGLLIRDRAAFEGARNIEAVVFDKTGTLTKGEFGVTNIYTYNGFTETDVILNAAAVESQSQHPLAKGVTKKAEEMEIAIHPVQEFQSLTGKGLQGTVNGKQIMVVSPGYVNGLNLNYDHVQFNEWSAEGKTVVFTLIEGKLAGMIALADIVRETAMDAIAQLKKMKIKSIMLTGDNEKVAHYVGKKLDMEEIIAEVLPHEKSEKIDHIQTVEGLRAAMTGDGVNDAPALAKADLGIAVGAGTDVAIETADVILVRSNPLDVVNIIKLSKATYRKMTQNLWWAAGYNIAAIPLAAGALYSIGIVLSPAVGAILMSLSTVIVAINAKLLKL, from the coding sequence ATGTCAAATCATTCACACCAACACCATGAAACTGATGGGAACCATCATCACGGAGCGGAGTTGGAATCCCAAGGAGGGCATCACAGTCATCATGATCACCACGCACATATGGTAGAGGATTTTAAAAAGCGTTTTTATATTTCTTTAATTGTGACCGTCCCTATTTTGATTCTTTCACCGATGATTCAAATGTTTATTAATGTTGATTGGCGCTTCACTGGGGACTTGTACATTTTATTTGCATTATCAACATTCTTATTCTTTTATGGGGGATGGCCTTTTCTGACTGGAGCCATAGATGAACTTCAAGACAAAATCCCTGGAATGATGACCTTAATTTCCCTAGCCATTATCGTGGCATATGTTTATAGCACGGCTGCTGTTTTCGGTTATGCAGAAAATGAGTTTTTCTGGGAGCTAGCAACGCTTGTTGTTATTATGCTACTCGGTCATTGGATTGAAATGCGTTCTGTCATGGGAGCCTCAAAAGCATTGGAGGAACTTGCCAAACTCATGCCATCTGAAGCACATCTTATCGGGGAAGATGGGACTGTAACGGAAGTCGATGTAACTGAATTGAAACATGGAGATCAGGTTCTTGTAAAACCCGGAGAAAAAGTACCAGTAGATGGTGAAATTCTCGAAGGAAAATCGACTATAGATGAATCAATGCTGACGGGCGAGTCAGTGCCTGTCGAAAAAGAGGCCGGACTAGAGGCAATCGGAGGTTCCATTAACGGTGAAGGCTCTATTGTAATCACAGTTAAGAAAATAGGAAGTGAATCTTATCTTTCACAAGTCATTACTCTAGTAAAAGAGGCGCAAGAATCCCAGTCTAAAGCTCAAGATCTTGCGAACCGAGCTGCAAAATGGTTGTTTTACGGCGCACTTGCCGCTGGAATTATCACGTTTACCATATGGATTTCACTTGGATACCCTGTTTCATTCGCGATGGAAAGAATGGTAACTGTACTCATCATCGCCTGTCCACACGCACTAGGTCTAGCCGCCCCATTAGTCGTGGCAGTTTCTACGTCACTTGCTGCAAAAAATGGATTGCTAATAAGAGATCGAGCAGCATTTGAGGGCGCTCGTAATATTGAGGCAGTTGTTTTTGATAAGACCGGGACTTTGACAAAGGGAGAATTTGGTGTCACAAATATTTACACTTACAATGGCTTCACGGAAACAGATGTCATTTTGAACGCAGCGGCTGTTGAATCCCAATCTCAGCACCCACTTGCAAAAGGAGTTACGAAAAAGGCTGAAGAAATGGAAATCGCTATTCACCCTGTGCAAGAATTCCAATCATTGACTGGTAAGGGGTTACAGGGAACTGTCAATGGAAAACAAATTATGGTCGTCAGCCCGGGATATGTAAATGGACTAAACCTTAATTATGACCATGTCCAATTCAATGAGTGGTCTGCGGAAGGAAAAACAGTCGTTTTCACATTAATTGAAGGAAAACTCGCTGGAATGATTGCCCTTGCAGATATAGTTCGCGAAACTGCAATGGATGCAATCGCCCAACTAAAAAAAATGAAAATCAAATCTATCATGCTTACTGGTGATAATGAGAAAGTAGCACATTATGTAGGCAAGAAACTTGATATGGAAGAAATTATTGCAGAAGTTCTTCCGCATGAGAAATCAGAAAAAATCGACCATATTCAAACCGTTGAAGGGCTAAGAGCCGCCATGACAGGTGACGGGGTTAACGATGCCCCTGCCCTTGCAAAAGCGGATCTTGGAATTGCCGTAGGAGCAGGGACGGATGTCGCCATCGAAACGGCAGATGTCATTCTTGTCAGGAGCAATCCGCTTGATGTTGTTAACATTATCAAGCTCTCAAAGGCAACTTATCGTAAAATGACCCAAAACCTATGGTGGGCAGCTGGTTATAATATCGCCGCAATTCCTTTAGCTGCCGGTGCTTTATATTCTATCGGCATTGTTCTAAGTCCAGCGGTTGGGGCGATATTAATGTCTTTAAGTACGGTAATTGTAGCAATCAATGCCAAACTTCTAAAACTATAA
- a CDS encoding metal-sensitive transcriptional regulator: MQKTNKVTVQPNKQQLLNRLRRIEGQVRGIHQMVDNDRYCVDILHQISAIQSALNKVSLALLEDHTHHCVANAIKGQDGEEAIKELMDVMKTLTK, translated from the coding sequence ATGCAGAAGACCAATAAAGTAACGGTACAACCAAATAAACAACAGCTTCTCAATCGGTTAAGACGAATTGAAGGACAAGTGAGAGGTATTCATCAAATGGTCGATAACGACCGCTATTGTGTTGATATTTTACACCAGATTAGTGCTATTCAATCTGCATTGAACAAGGTTTCATTGGCATTGCTAGAAGATCATACGCATCACTGTGTAGCAAATGCGATTAAAGGGCAAGATGGTGAAGAGGCTATTAAGGAATTGATGGATGTTATGAAAACGTTGACGAAATAG